In Patescibacteria group bacterium, the following are encoded in one genomic region:
- a CDS encoding DUF2330 domain-containing protein, with translation MLKKIIFSLLALVFILPFYCSADGGILPPPDYYVREDSQKAVIVYDQGLETLILSVEFSGDAKQFGWVIPTPTRPEVSKSSDELFKSLDDLTGQTRIYDQNYGLGVAPMAEKEGVTVLERKKIDIYDIAVLESTSSKDLATWLKDNGFQYPENEAYIFDDYIKNNWVFTAVKVQAEFLDTVASKRLSEGRATPLQLVFKSENIVYPLKISAVQVEKAKQKNANQILDDEKDLYTIQGETAVLKDDYMSIYYPPTEPYVGITLYVLADHKKNVPGFTTDYAGFVMPKQIENWAVVSGKPWMQTSKKYFLTKLYDSMTISEMTDDLYLRDADNNKTVGTGVDQGWKTVAKEILYFFLYLIIWIISPIGIIFLIATLIQFLAKSNVAHIIAWVFQILMFFGNLIFVILFNLASLDTTSTFKMSLGLTIASYLTILIMIVVAICQEMYKRKNLNELKK, from the coding sequence ATGTTGAAGAAAATTATTTTTTCTTTGCTGGCATTGGTATTCATTCTGCCATTTTATTGCAGTGCAGATGGAGGTATATTACCGCCACCAGATTATTATGTTCGAGAAGACAGTCAAAAAGCAGTTATTGTGTATGATCAAGGTCTTGAAACTTTGATTTTGTCTGTTGAATTTTCTGGCGATGCAAAACAATTTGGTTGGGTGATTCCAACTCCAACTAGACCAGAAGTTTCAAAGTCTTCGGATGAGCTTTTTAAATCGTTAGATGATTTGACAGGTCAAACAAGAATATATGATCAAAATTATGGTTTGGGAGTTGCGCCAATGGCTGAAAAAGAAGGCGTGACTGTTTTAGAAAGAAAGAAAATTGATATTTATGATATTGCAGTTTTAGAGTCAACTAGTTCTAAAGATTTAGCGACTTGGCTAAAAGATAATGGCTTTCAATATCCAGAAAATGAAGCTTATATTTTTGATGATTATATTAAGAATAATTGGGTATTTACAGCTGTAAAGGTTCAGGCAGAGTTTTTGGATACTGTCGCTTCAAAAAGACTAAGCGAGGGTCGAGCAACTCCTTTGCAATTAGTTTTTAAATCAGAAAATATTGTTTATCCTTTAAAAATTTCGGCTGTTCAAGTTGAAAAAGCAAAACAAAAAAATGCAAATCAGATTTTGGATGACGAAAAAGATTTGTATACAATTCAAGGCGAGACTGCTGTTTTGAAAGATGATTATATGTCAATTTATTATCCGCCAACTGAACCATATGTTGGAATTACTTTGTATGTTTTGGCAGATCATAAAAAAAATGTACCAGGATTTACGACTGATTATGCAGGATTTGTGATGCCAAAACAGATTGAAAATTGGGCAGTTGTTTCTGGCAAGCCTTGGATGCAAACTTCTAAAAAATATTTTTTAACAAAGCTCTATGATTCAATGACAATTTCAGAAATGACTGATGATTTGTATTTGCGTGATGCTGATAATAATAAAACAGTTGGAACTGGAGTTGATCAAGGCTGGAAAACAGTGGCAAAAGAAATTTTGTACTTTTTCTTATATTTAATAATTTGGATTATTTCTCCGATTGGAATTATCTTTTTAATTGCGACGTTAATTCAATTTTTAGCAAAATCAAATGTGGCGCATATTATTGCATGGGTTTTTCAGATTTTGATGTTTTTTGGAAATTTGATTTTTGTAATTTTATTTAATTTAGCAAGTCTTGATACAACTTCAACATTTAAAATGTCTTTGGGATTAACTATTGCAAGTTATTTAACAATACTGATTATGATAGTTGTTGCAATTTGTCAGGAAATGTATAAAAGAAAAAATTTGAACGAATTAAAAAAATAA
- a CDS encoding YbaK/EbsC family protein: MMKKFESFLKNKKAKYKVVSHRKVYTAWDSSATQHINIKTVAKTLLVKADNDYFFVVLSANKKLDINKLKKIINVWRVKEAKTLDNIRTATTKASAFAKASADRQKLLKAQKIKKISLCSENIVKKKIVGKEGAMAPFGSFYGYKTFVDSLLLKQKKINLNAGSFTESLEMTPANYKKVEEPIVGSFGK, translated from the coding sequence ATGATGAAGAAGTTTGAGAGTTTTCTAAAAAATAAAAAAGCAAAATATAAGGTAGTTTCGCATCGCAAGGTTTATACTGCTTGGGATAGTTCAGCGACACAACATATCAATATTAAAACTGTTGCAAAGACATTATTAGTTAAAGCAGATAATGATTATTTTTTTGTTGTTTTATCTGCGAATAAAAAATTGGATATAAATAAGCTGAAGAAAATTATTAATGTTTGGCGTGTGAAAGAGGCTAAAACTTTAGACAATATAAGAACTGCAACCACTAAAGCATCCGCCTTCGCTAAAGCTTCGGCGGACAGGCAAAAATTATTAAAAGCACAGAAAATTAAAAAAATTTCATTGTGTTCTGAAAATATTGTTAAGAAAAAAATTGTTGGCAAAGAAGGAGCGATGGCGCCATTCGGCAGTTTTTATGGTTATAAAACTTTTGTTGATTCATTGTTGTTAAAACAAAAGAAAATTAATTTAAATGCTGGTAGTTTTACTGAATCTCTGGAAATGACTCCAGCGAATTATAAAAAAGTAGAAGAACCAATTGTTGGAAGTTTTGGAAAATAA
- a CDS encoding segregation/condensation protein A: MQKYNVKLEKFEGPLDLLLDLIEKEKMDITHVSLSKVTDDYLKYLENSEEISPALLADFLHVAAQLILIKSRNLLPEINLGTDEEVSAAELQARLLEYKKYKDLSLKIQELYGKNISFEQKFSLQKIDAFYPGKTLNLNNMNLALSELLGRFEKIEILEKKTIKKAVSIKEKIVFIKGLILKQAKFKFHDLIKNKKSKSETIVSFLALLELNKQHCLNISQENIFGDILINRD, from the coding sequence ATGCAGAAATACAACGTAAAATTAGAAAAATTTGAAGGGCCTTTGGATTTACTTTTGGATTTGATTGAAAAAGAAAAAATGGATATTACTCATGTTTCATTATCAAAAGTAACAGATGATTATCTAAAATATTTAGAAAATTCAGAGGAAATTAGTCCAGCATTGTTGGCTGATTTTTTGCATGTGGCAGCACAATTGATTTTGATAAAATCAAGAAACTTATTGCCAGAAATTAATTTAGGAACAGATGAAGAAGTTTCAGCTGCAGAATTGCAAGCTAGATTGTTGGAATACAAGAAATATAAAGATTTGTCATTAAAAATTCAAGAATTATATGGCAAAAATATTTCTTTTGAACAAAAATTTAGTTTGCAAAAAATCGATGCTTTCTATCCAGGAAAAACTTTGAATTTAAATAATATGAACTTAGCTTTGTCTGAATTACTTGGTAGATTTGAAAAAATAGAAATATTGGAAAAGAAAACAATCAAAAAGGCAGTGTCAATCAAAGAAAAAATTGTTTTTATAAAAGGATTGATTTTGAAGCAAGCAAAATTTAAATTTCATGATTTAATTAAAAATAAAAAATCAAAGTCTGAAACAATTGTTTCTTTTTTGGCATTGCTGGAATTGAATAAACAGCATTGCTTAAATATCTCGCAAGAAAATATTTTTGGAGATATACTTATAAATCGCGACTAG
- the scpB gene encoding SMC-Scp complex subunit ScpB, whose amino-acid sequence MLNLHSALESLIFASGKPIEIKKLGKICNVEEKKVQETLKILNREYEKNDRGLRLILQSDVVQMVTNPKNSEIVKSLSSSELAEDLSAVSLESLTIIAYKGPITRAELEAIRGVNCLYVLRNLLIRGLIEKKQHPKDSRLGIYAVTTKFLRHLGLNKISDLPNYEEMKAKIIQPVNEKKDEPVVLAK is encoded by the coding sequence ATGCTAAACCTACACAGTGCATTAGAATCATTGATATTTGCATCAGGAAAACCAATTGAGATAAAAAAATTGGGAAAGATTTGCAATGTTGAAGAAAAAAAAGTTCAAGAGACTTTAAAAATTTTGAATAGAGAATACGAAAAAAATGATCGAGGTTTAAGATTAATTTTGCAATCTGATGTTGTGCAAATGGTAACAAATCCAAAGAATTCTGAAATAGTAAAAAGTTTGTCATCTAGTGAGCTGGCTGAAGATTTGTCAGCTGTTTCTTTAGAAAGTTTGACTATTATTGCATATAAAGGTCCGATTACTCGAGCAGAGCTTGAAGCAATTCGCGGAGTTAATTGTTTGTATGTATTAAGGAATTTGTTGATCAGAGGTTTGATTGAAAAAAAACAGCATCCAAAAGACTCAAGATTAGGAATATATGCAGTAACAACAAAATTTTTAAGACATTTGGGATTAAATAAAATTTCTGATTTGCCAAATTATGAAGAAATGAAAGCAAAAATAATTCAACCTGTAAATGAAAAAAAAGATGAACCTGTAGTTTTGGCAAAATAA
- a CDS encoding cytidine/deoxycytidylate deaminase family protein yields MGKYFRPSWDDYFMAIAKIVGTRGTCDRLRAGAVLVKDKRIISTGYNGAPPELGHCDDIGHLMEEGHCVRTIHGEHNAILQAAVLGGISTVGSTLYTLYNPCIHCAKYVVMAGVKRVVIGQIYRGEKALEYLKKAGLEIESYKPSSEWDQNLLKLFSAEIEKVEAKEGNVKLVEDSNKIDDLNIVQPNQTVAL; encoded by the coding sequence ATGGGAAAGTATTTCAGACCGTCATGGGATGACTATTTCATGGCGATTGCAAAGATCGTAGGAACAAGGGGGACTTGCGACAGACTGAGAGCTGGAGCAGTATTGGTAAAAGACAAAAGAATTATTTCAACAGGTTATAATGGCGCTCCTCCAGAATTAGGACATTGTGATGATATTGGTCATTTGATGGAAGAAGGTCATTGTGTTAGAACGATTCATGGCGAGCATAATGCTATTTTGCAAGCTGCAGTATTGGGTGGTATTTCAACTGTTGGGTCAACATTGTATACTCTTTATAATCCTTGTATTCATTGTGCAAAATATGTGGTAATGGCTGGAGTAAAAAGAGTAGTTATCGGTCAGATTTATCGTGGTGAAAAAGCATTAGAATATTTGAAAAAAGCTGGTTTGGAAATTGAATCATATAAACCAAGTTCAGAGTGGGATCAAAATTTGTTAAAATTATTTTCAGCAGAAATAGAAAAAGTTGAAGCAAAAGAAGGAAATGTAAAATTAGTTGAAGATAGTAATAAAATTGATGATTTGAATATTGTTCAACCAAATCAGACGGTCGCACTCTAA
- a CDS encoding AAA family ATPase, whose protein sequence is MKHKVIAVVGMPGAGKTEAAMYLLKKGLNRVYFGDCCFDEIKKRGLKTNAKIEKEIREELRKKHGMGAFAILSMPKVKDAYKKGDVVIESMYSWDEYKIVKDKFKNDFKVIAICANTELRHKRLTGRKELKHGVARKFSLKDAAERDFVQIENIATGGPIAIADYIILNEGSKKSLFENLDKILKKLKVRIK, encoded by the coding sequence ATGAAGCATAAAGTGATTGCTGTTGTAGGGATGCCAGGAGCGGGCAAAACTGAAGCAGCGATGTATTTATTAAAAAAAGGATTAAACAGAGTCTATTTTGGTGATTGTTGTTTTGATGAGATTAAAAAGAGAGGTTTAAAAACAAATGCCAAAATTGAAAAAGAAATCAGAGAAGAATTAAGAAAAAAACATGGAATGGGTGCATTTGCAATTCTTTCAATGCCAAAAGTAAAAGATGCTTATAAAAAAGGAGATGTAGTAATTGAAAGCATGTATTCTTGGGATGAATACAAAATAGTTAAAGACAAATTTAAGAATGATTTTAAAGTTATTGCAATTTGTGCTAACACTGAACTTCGACACAAGAGATTAACAGGTAGAAAAGAATTGAAGCATGGTGTTGCTCGAAAATTTTCTTTGAAAGATGCAGCTGAAAGAGATTTTGTTCAAATCGAAAATATTGCAACAGGCGGACCGATTGCAATTGCTGATTACATTATTTTGAATGAAGGATCAAAGAAATCATTATTTGAAAATTTGGATAAAATTTTAAAAAAGTTAAAAGTAAGAATTAAGTAA
- a CDS encoding metal-dependent hydrolase, with translation MIFAHAPAGYLILRFTEKFWNKKKIFKKKKRLVLYLIGIIFSIFPDFDLFYHYFYSANTPHRQYISHGIIVYLVLFLLIYLIGLLAKKQFIKSIAWVILLGVSTHLFLDTIASGIAIFTPLSSMMIGLRSIWFLKYSFFTTNLFLINCSLELLITLFAIDVFVHDFVKNAKLKLGIFIASIIIFISGFIGLAYVNAHIYNGGHFDAYFEDNDHDGIINLVDFDIDGNGILNINDADANGNGFSNKEDILSATNLMIGRWYDFTEGSWGELFSRWGLLTNSDLISKTYEAAGIYFQTEFDKDYKNNPNDYVGVPDDPLFDRRTENIYAFCKHNDRLFDGKNLEVGDIVFFNLPSSADSGGQGNGLAGLVTSFDKNKETDIIIGEPGKMIYEENLNVLNEKMNGVKAYCRIVKN, from the coding sequence ATGATATTTGCACATGCGCCCGCAGGATATTTGATATTAAGATTCACAGAAAAATTTTGGAATAAGAAAAAAATTTTCAAAAAGAAAAAAAGATTGGTTTTATATTTAATTGGAATCATATTTTCTATTTTTCCTGATTTTGATTTGTTTTACCATTATTTTTATTCTGCGAACACTCCACATCGTCAGTATATTTCGCATGGAATTATTGTTTATCTTGTTTTGTTTTTGTTGATTTACTTGATTGGATTATTAGCAAAAAAACAGTTTATTAAATCAATTGCTTGGGTGATTTTGCTTGGTGTTTCTACTCATTTATTTCTAGATACTATTGCGTCTGGAATTGCTATTTTTACTCCATTATCTTCTATGATGATTGGATTAAGATCAATCTGGTTTTTAAAATACAGTTTTTTTACAACAAATTTGTTTTTGATAAATTGTTCTTTAGAATTGTTAATTACTCTTTTTGCGATTGATGTTTTTGTCCATGATTTTGTTAAAAATGCAAAATTAAAATTAGGAATTTTTATTGCAAGTATTATAATTTTTATTTCTGGATTTATCGGTTTAGCTTATGTGAATGCGCATATTTATAATGGCGGACATTTTGATGCTTATTTTGAAGATAATGACCATGATGGAATTATAAATTTGGTTGATTTTGATATTGATGGTAATGGAATTTTAAATATTAATGATGCAGATGCTAATGGAAATGGCTTTTCTAATAAAGAAGATATTTTGAGCGCGACAAATTTGATGATTGGCAGATGGTACGATTTTACAGAAGGAAGTTGGGGCGAGCTTTTTTCTAGATGGGGATTATTAACAAATTCTGATTTGATATCAAAAACATATGAAGCAGCTGGAATTTATTTTCAAACAGAATTTGATAAAGATTACAAAAATAATCCAAATGACTATGTTGGCGTACCTGATGATCCATTGTTTGATCGAAGGACAGAAAATATTTATGCATTTTGTAAACATAATGATCGATTGTTTGATGGTAAGAATTTGGAAGTTGGAGATATTGTATTTTTTAATCTACCTTCGTCTGCTGACTCCGGTGGACAAGGTAATGGTTTGGCAGGATTAGTAACTTCATTTGATAAAAATAAGGAAACTGATATAATAATAGGGGAACCTGGTAAGATGATATATGAAGAAAATTTAAACGTTTTGAATGAAAAAATGAATGGCGTAAAAGCATATTGTCGCATAGTTAAAAATTAA
- a CDS encoding CBS domain-containing protein has translation MQVQEVMTKKIVKIKKGTTLREAAKILIKNDITGAPVVNEKNKVIGLISEKNVFRALYPNYEEFYIDLDIIAKPNTLNDRLKNIVDLKVENFMVRDVISALPSDSLVKVGGIMMARGVHRVLVVDEKDTLLGVVSRRDIYPVVFKMLLNIK, from the coding sequence ATGCAAGTACAAGAAGTAATGACGAAGAAAATTGTCAAAATAAAAAAAGGGACAACGCTTCGAGAAGCGGCAAAAATTTTGATCAAAAATGATATAACTGGCGCGCCTGTAGTTAACGAAAAAAATAAAGTGATTGGCTTAATTTCTGAAAAGAATGTTTTTAGAGCGTTGTATCCAAATTATGAAGAATTTTATATTGATCTAGATATAATTGCAAAACCAAATACTTTGAATGACAGATTAAAAAATATTGTTGATTTGAAAGTTGAAAATTTTATGGTTCGTGATGTTATTTCAGCCTTGCCTTCTGATTCTTTAGTAAAAGTTGGCGGAATTATGATGGCACGAGGCGTTCATCGAGTTTTAGTTGTTGATGAAAAAGATACTTTGCTTGGCGTTGTTAGCAGAAGAGACATTTATCCAGTAGTTTTTAAAATGTTGTTAAATATAAAATAA
- the mutM gene encoding bifunctional DNA-formamidopyrimidine glycosylase/DNA-(apurinic or apyrimidinic site) lyase, protein MPELPEVETIKRQLENKIIGKKIKDVEVRYAKLLNLPEKDFIKQVSGSKIVALKRRAKLLIWQLSNDKNLVFHLKMAGQVIWAGKNPELARYTYVIFTLSDSNKVFFNDKRKFGWVKFLNNQDLEKLLLSYGHEPLDKNFTWQDLKEILNKKKRIRIKPLLMDQTLLAGVGNIYAQEACFCAGILPERKAGDIVDEDIKKLYDCLKKVLLDSIKHHGTSADAYVDAMGNKGSFEARLKVYGREGEKCYRCGGIVKKMRLGGRGTYFCPKCQA, encoded by the coding sequence ATGCCTGAATTACCAGAAGTAGAAACGATTAAAAGACAGCTAGAAAATAAAATAATTGGCAAGAAGATTAAGGATGTTGAAGTTCGATATGCCAAGTTATTAAATTTGCCAGAAAAAGATTTTATTAAACAAGTTTCTGGAAGTAAAATTGTTGCTTTAAAAAGAAGAGCAAAACTTTTGATTTGGCAATTATCAAATGATAAAAATTTAGTTTTTCATTTGAAGATGGCTGGACAGGTTATTTGGGCAGGAAAAAATCCAGAATTAGCAAGATATACTTATGTTATTTTTACTTTGTCAGATTCTAATAAAGTATTTTTTAATGATAAAAGAAAATTTGGTTGGGTGAAATTTTTGAATAATCAAGATTTAGAAAAATTATTATTGTCTTATGGTCATGAACCATTAGATAAAAATTTTACTTGGCAAGATTTGAAAGAAATTTTAAATAAGAAAAAAAGAATTAGAATAAAACCATTGTTAATGGATCAAACTTTATTGGCTGGAGTTGGCAATATTTATGCTCAAGAAGCTTGTTTTTGCGCAGGAATTTTGCCAGAGCGAAAAGCAGGCGATATAGTTGACGAAGATATTAAAAAGTTGTATGATTGCTTGAAAAAAGTTTTACTTGATTCTATCAAACATCATGGTACTTCAGCTGATGCTTATGTAGATGCAATGGGCAATAAGGGCAGTTTTGAAGCAAGATTGAAAGTTTATGGACGTGAAGGCGAGAAATGTTATAGATGCGGTGGAATAGTAAAAAAGATGAGACTTGGGGGACGAGGAACTTATTTTTGTCCAAAATGCCAAGCGTAG
- the prfB gene encoding peptide chain release factor 2 (programmed frameshift) produces the protein MQELLQKLEKIKQDIAKVMDRLDIAGKISKISKISKDVQSPDFWKDTKKAKAVMRDLDSLKKMVELWEGMLAETNDLFDMLEIAKDDEILQKELEQRFEILNKKFEQHQFEIMMAGEYDLNNAIMMIHSGTGGTEAQDWAEMLLRMYLRYCEKRGWQTEIIDKVLGSEAGIKNATIKITGNYAYGYLKAEAGIHRLVRQSPFDADHARHTSFALVEVIPELSSDINIQIDPSELRIDTYRSSGAGGQSVNKTSSAVRITHLPTGIVVACQNERSQAQNRETAMSILKSRLFERELKRKNEEKAKIRGEHIEATWSNQIRSYVLHPYKMVKDHRTEYEVKDAEAVLNGDLDGFIDEYLKRES, from the exons ATGCAGGAATTATTACAAAAATTAGAAAAAATAAAACAGGACATTGCGAAAGTAATGGATCGTCTT GATATTGCGGGTAAAATTAGTAAAATAAGTAAAATAAGTAAAGATGTCCAGAGTCCTGATTTTTGGAAAGATACAAAAAAAGCAAAGGCAGTGATGCGTGATTTGGATAGTCTAAAGAAAATGGTGGAATTATGGGAGGGCATGTTAGCTGAAACGAATGATTTATTTGATATGTTAGAAATTGCAAAGGATGATGAAATCTTGCAAAAAGAATTAGAACAGCGTTTTGAAATATTGAACAAAAAATTTGAACAGCACCAATTTGAAATAATGATGGCAGGTGAATATGATTTGAATAATGCAATTATGATGATTCATTCAGGAACTGGTGGAACAGAAGCGCAAGATTGGGCAGAAATGTTACTTAGAATGTATTTGAGATATTGTGAAAAAAGAGGCTGGCAAACTGAAATTATCGACAAGGTTTTGGGTAGCGAAGCTGGCATAAAAAATGCTACAATAAAGATAACTGGTAATTATGCTTATGGTTATCTAAAAGCTGAAGCTGGAATTCATAGATTAGTACGGCAATCTCCTTTTGATGCTGATCATGCAAGACATACTTCTTTTGCTTTGGTTGAAGTAATTCCAGAATTATCATCTGATATTAACATACAAATTGATCCAAGCGAATTAAGAATTGATACATATCGATCAAGTGGTGCAGGAGGCCAGAGTGTTAATAAAACAAGCTCTGCAGTTCGAATTACACATTTGCCAACAGGAATTGTGGTTGCTTGCCAGAATGAAAGATCACAAGCTCAGAATAGAGAAACAGCAATGAGTATTTTGAAATCAAGACTTTTTGAGAGAGAATTGAAAAGAAAGAATGAAGAAAAAGCAAAAATTCGAGGCGAACATATTGAAGCAACTTGGAGCAATCAAATCAGGTCTTATGTTTTACATCCATACAAAATGGTTAAAGATCATCGAACAGAATATGAGGTTAAAGATGCGGAGGCAGTGTTAAATGGAGATTTAGATGGATTTATTGATGAGTATTTAAAACGAGAATCATGA
- a CDS encoding ATP-binding cassette domain-containing protein encodes MIEFKQINKSYSDGLVLSDINLTVNDGEFITFVGRSGVGKTTIFRLLIGEEKPDSGELIVNGCNVEKLSKSRIPYYRRKLGVVFQDFKLLSRKTVYENVAFTLVVSGASNKKIKELVPQAIGLVGLSGKEERFPHELSGGEQQRCAIARAIVHQPKILIADELTGDLDAIYSWEIMEILLRINKLGNTVLIATHDRDIVNRLNKRVITMENGKIAKDQRVGHYMI; translated from the coding sequence ATGATTGAATTCAAACAAATTAACAAATCTTATTCTGACGGTCTTGTTTTAAGTGATATAAATCTCACAGTCAATGACGGCGAATTTATTACTTTTGTTGGAAGATCTGGCGTTGGCAAAACGACTATTTTTCGGTTGCTAATTGGTGAAGAAAAACCAGATTCAGGAGAATTAATTGTTAATGGCTGTAATGTCGAAAAATTAAGCAAAAGCAGAATTCCATATTATCGCAGAAAATTAGGCGTTGTGTTTCAGGATTTTAAATTGTTATCAAGAAAAACTGTTTATGAAAATGTGGCTTTTACTTTGGTTGTATCAGGTGCATCAAATAAAAAAATAAAAGAATTGGTACCACAAGCTATTGGCTTGGTTGGATTGTCAGGAAAAGAAGAACGTTTTCCGCATGAATTGTCAGGTGGTGAACAACAACGTTGTGCAATTGCAAGAGCTATAGTTCATCAACCAAAAATTTTGATAGCTGATGAGTTGACTGGTGATTTGGATGCAATTTATTCTTGGGAAATTATGGAAATATTATTAAGAATTAATAAGCTTGGAAATACTGTTTTGATTGCAACTCATGATCGAGATATTGTTAATCGTTTGAATAAAAGAGTGATTACAATGGAAAATGGCAAGATTGCCAAAGATCAGCGTGTAGGGCACTACATGATCTAA
- a CDS encoding permease-like cell division protein FtsX has protein sequence MLRSLFRVIKFGFMNFWRNIWMSFATTLIMVLTLFSISLLIVLNLYGNLILENIKNKIDVTVFFSQDVSKAQIDELQSALSNMSDVEEVKYTSKDEALKEFQEKHGDNPLLLSSITELEGNPLRDTLVIRARNLEKYNDIKIFLDNEKYQPIVEKFTFDDNKEIINKVSSTLSIAKKIGIGVSVIFCIIVVLVMFNTIRMTIYTQKDEISIMRLVGATNYFIEIPFIIEGMLYGLFASVISTIILYPIILYTTPKINEFFQLVNVDAASVINKNLLIIIAVQLLLGIFLGVVSSAIAIRKYLKV, from the coding sequence ATGTTAAGATCTCTATTTCGTGTCATTAAGTTTGGTTTCATGAATTTCTGGCGGAATATCTGGATGTCTTTTGCTACGACTTTGATTATGGTTTTGACTTTATTCTCAATTAGTCTTTTGATTGTTTTGAATCTTTATGGAAATTTGATTTTGGAAAATATTAAAAATAAAATTGATGTAACTGTCTTTTTTAGTCAGGATGTCAGCAAAGCGCAAATCGATGAACTGCAAAGTGCTTTGTCGAATATGAGTGATGTTGAAGAAGTAAAATATACATCAAAAGATGAGGCTTTAAAAGAATTTCAAGAAAAACATGGCGATAACCCTTTGTTGTTATCTTCAATTACAGAATTAGAAGGCAATCCATTGCGAGATACACTTGTAATTCGAGCTAGAAATTTGGAAAAATATAATGATATTAAAATATTTTTGGATAATGAAAAATATCAGCCAATTGTTGAAAAATTTACTTTTGATGATAATAAAGAAATTATCAATAAAGTTTCTTCAACATTGAGCATTGCTAAAAAAATAGGTATTGGCGTGAGTGTAATCTTTTGTATTATCGTAGTTTTGGTTATGTTTAATACAATCAGAATGACAATTTATACTCAGAAAGATGAGATCAGTATTATGAGACTTGTTGGTGCCACGAACTATTTTATTGAGATTCCTTTTATTATTGAAGGCATGCTTTATGGATTATTTGCGAGTGTGATTTCAACAATTATTTTGTATCCAATTATTTTGTATACTACTCCAAAGATAAATGAATTTTTTCAACTGGTTAATGTTGATGCTGCTTCTGTAATTAACAAAAATTTGTTGATTATCATTGCTGTCCAACTTTTACTTGGAATATTTTTGGGAGTAGTTTCTAGTGCTATTGCTATAAGAAAGTACCTTAAAGTTTAG
- a CDS encoding ABC transporter ATP-binding protein translates to MSVIEVKNLKKYFGKTKAVDGISFEVKKGEIFGFLGPNGAGKTTAIRCMMDFIKPTSGEIKILDRDAQKDSVFLKEKIGYLSGTVRLYDKWTGKEHLDFIKELNGKNNIANDLIKRLDFDVKVKTKSLSSGNRQKLGIIMAMLCNPEVLILDEPSMALDPLMQHEVYHLIKEASEKGTTVFMSSHNLAEVQKICSRIGIIKNGKMVAMEDISTLRQKSMYTMNINFEDKINADDFKLAGVEIIKALPNELSLGVKGDLNPIIKKIGNYRIKDLDIEPASLEEIFLEYYG, encoded by the coding sequence ATGAGCGTTATTGAAGTTAAAAATTTAAAAAAATATTTTGGCAAGACTAAGGCAGTTGATGGTATTAGTTTTGAAGTTAAAAAAGGAGAGATCTTTGGTTTTTTGGGTCCAAATGGTGCAGGCAAGACAACAGCAATTCGATGTATGATGGATTTTATAAAACCGACAAGTGGCGAAATTAAAATTTTAGACAGAGATGCCCAAAAAGACTCTGTTTTTTTGAAAGAAAAAATTGGCTATTTATCAGGAACTGTCAGGCTCTATGATAAATGGACTGGTAAAGAGCATCTTGATTTTATTAAAGAATTAAATGGCAAAAATAATATTGCTAATGATTTGATTAAAAGATTAGACTTTGATGTTAAAGTGAAAACAAAAAGTCTGTCATCTGGAAACAGACAAAAGCTTGGAATAATTATGGCAATGTTATGCAATCCAGAAGTTTTAATTCTTGATGAGCCATCAATGGCTCTTGATCCTTTGATGCAACATGAAGTTTATCATTTGATTAAAGAAGCATCAGAAAAAGGAACAACTGTTTTTATGTCTTCTCATAATTTGGCAGAAGTGCAGAAAATTTGCAGTAGAATTGGAATTATAAAAAATGGCAAGATGGTAGCAATGGAAGATATTTCGACTTTGCGACAAAAAAGTATGTATACGATGAATATTAATTTTGAAGATAAAATTAATGCTGATGATTTTAAATTAGCTGGAGTTGAGATAATTAAGGCATTGCCGAATGAGTTAAGTCTAGGAGTGAAAGGCGATTTGAATCCAATAATCAAAAAAATTGGTAATTATAGAATAAAAGATTTGGATATTGAACCTGCATCTCTGGAAGAGATTTTCTTGGAATATTATGGTTAA